In a single window of the Coffea eugenioides isolate CCC68of chromosome 3, Ceug_1.0, whole genome shotgun sequence genome:
- the LOC113766265 gene encoding cytochrome P450 71A2-like, with translation MALINLDLSFFSIFSLLVFLLSLLKWFYAASKPQKKLPPSPPKLPIIGNLHQLGQFPHRSLQSLSRKYGPLMLLELGSKPMLVVSSSNAACQILKTHDLSFASRPKSGIPDKLFYGSKDIAFAPYGEYWRQLKSISMLHLLSNKRIQSFQHVREEETSLMIEKISRMCSSSAVNLSDMFLILTNDIICRVALGRKYSEEENGRKSMENLKVFGELLGIFDVGNYIPSLAWVNRFNGLDSKVKKTVKQIDGFLEGVIEEHMNKRKGKAESDSTSEARCQDFVDILIEINEEKTMGFALERDAMKAIILDVFGAGSDTTHSVMDWGMSELLKNPKVLHKLQAEVRDVTQGKPEITRADMEKMQYLKAVIKETLRLHTPVPLLGPKESNRDVKIMGYDVPTSTQVLVNAWAIARDPLLWENPEEFRPERFLGSSVDFHGLNFELIPFGAGRRVCPGVNFAMSVIELALAKLVNKFNFTSPDGINPNELDMTESFGITVHRKFPLHAIATPYSF, from the exons ATGGCTTTGATCAATCTTgatctttcatttttctcaattttttcctTGCTCGTATTCCTTCTATCCCTTCTCAAATGGTTCTATGCTGCTTCTAAACCCCAGAAAAAGTTACCACCATCTCCACCAAAGCTCCCAATTATTGGCAATCTTCACCAGCTTGGCCAGTTTCCACATCGCTCCCTCCAATCACTGTCAAGAAAATATGGTCCACTCATGCTGCTTGAACTGGGAAGCAAGCCAATGCTGGTTGTCTCTTCCTCTAATGCAGCTTGCCAGATCTTGAAAACCCATGATTTATCCTTTGCAAGCAGGCCTAAATCGGGCATCCCAGATAAACTCTTTTACGGAAGCAAGGACATAGCTTTTGCACCATATGGTGAGTATTGGAGACAACTAAAAAGCATTTCTATGCTTCATCTTTTGAGTAACAAAAGGATTCAGTCTTTTCAACATGTCAGAGAAGAAGAGACGTCACTCATGATCGAGAAGATCAGCCGAATGTGTTCTTCCTCAGCTGTAAACTTAAGTGACATGTTTTTAATTCTCACAAATGATATAATCTGTAGGGTTGCCTTGGGGAGGAAGTATAGCGAGGAAGAAAATGGGCGGAAAAGTATGGAGAATTTGAAGGTGTTTGGTGAGTTACTGGGTATTTTTGATGTAGGAAACTATATTCCTTCGCTTGCATGGGTTAATCGCTTCAATGGTTTGGATTCTAAAGTGAAGAAAACAGTTAAACAGATTGACGGATTTCTTGAGGGTGTGATAGAAGAGCACATGAATAAGAGGAAAGGAAAGGCTGAAAGTGACTCTACTAGTGAGGCAAGATGCCAAGACTTTGTAGATATCTTGATTGAGATTAATGAGGAAAAGACTATGGGCTTTGCTCTTGAACGTGATGCTATGAAAGCTATCATCCTG GATGTCTTTGGTGCTGGATCTGATACAACACATTCAGTTATGGATTGGGGAATGTCAGAACTTCTAAAGAACCCCAAAGTCTTGCATAAATTGCAGGCTGAGGTAAGAGATGTGACTCAAGGAAAACCAGAAATAACTCGAGCTGATATGGAGAAAATGCAGTACTTAAAAGCAGTGATTAAAGAAACTCTGCGACTTCATACTCCAGTTCCATTACTGGGTCCTAAAGAATCGAATCGAGACGTCAAAATAATGGGGTATGATGTACCAACGAGCACACAGGTGCTTGTGAATGCTTGGGCAATTGCAAGAGATCCATTGTTGTGGGAGAACCCTGAGGAATTTCGACCTGAGAGGTTTTTGGGTTCGAGTGTAGATTTTCATGGTTTGAACTTTGAGTTAATTCCGTTTGGTGCTGGACGAAGAGTTTGCCCGGGTGTCAACTTCGCCATGTCAGTAATTGAACTTGCATTGGCAAAACTGGTCAACAAATTTAACTTTACATCACCTGATGGAATCAATCCAAACGAGTTGGACATGACCGAATCATTTGGTATCACAGTCCACAGAAAATTTCCTCTGCATGCCATTGCCACACCATATTCTTTCTAA